DNA from Rosa rugosa chromosome 6, drRosRugo1.1, whole genome shotgun sequence:
TAGTTGATGTTGTCGCTGACGTCCTCCGGGAGCTCGAGCCCAGAGCCTCCATGTCACAATTCCCCTCCACAACCCCAAAATCGGAGTCGCCGGAGACCAAAACGGAACGGGCTGTTACCTGAGACTGCTCGACGCGCTGTTGGAACCGATCCATAACGAAATTGACCTGGTTCTCGCGATCCGACGACAAATCGTCGGTGTTGGAAATGGAATTGGGCTCCGAAACGATGTCATCGCGGTTCCGCTAGGCGTGGATTGTGGAATGGTACTGGGAAAAGATGTCGTCTTCGCAGTCAAAGTCTTCGTCGTCTTCTTCGTGGACGGTGACGAACTGGGCCGGCGGGAAATCAGGATCGGAGGACATGTAGAGGTCGAAGTCGTTGGAGGACCAGTTGGGGAGGGATTCGAAGGCTTGTTTATATGGTTGTCCTCGTCGGCGtgggtgaggagagagagagggagtgtgATGCTCGTGccggagagagaggagagatagAGGAGCATGGCATCAATGTCTTTTTCCAATTTGGCTGAGGGCAAAAATGTCATTTTACTTCAaatagggtaagtgggaataaaaatttcttgctcgggtaagtgggataactttgtccaattttggtgctttgggtcaaggacccttaataAAAATACTTAATAGTATGGCGATACGTTTATACAAAACAAGACGGGtcaaagaaaatataaataaaaataggcaAAATACAATGTACCGGAATCTGGCAGCATGCTTAGATGTGGACATGTGGTATCATCAAGATTCAACACCAAAACCTTACTACATTTATCATCAAGATGTAAGATCTTCACAGTAAATGCAATCACCAATTGACTGGTCATGCTAATGCTAACAGTAGTAACCACCGTTCCTTGCACAATCATCATCAAAATTATGATAGTAACAATTATAACTTGACGGAAAAAAGGATAAATATAAAGTTTATAATGATAATACGACAAAATAAAAGTATTTACAAGTGGTCACCACTGATCCCATCCATTTATAAAGTGATCCCACATTTCTGCAGAAATTGATTCCCTCATTGAAAACGCAACCTGCTCTTGTACCGAAGAAACCAACCCAATATCAGGATGTTCATCAACATCAGGTAGGTCATCCACTGTTGTCCCTTCCACGCTGGAAAACAGCCAATCATTTTTCAACTCACGTCGGATGTAATTATGTAGAACACAAGCAGCTATAACTATATCTCTTTGAGTATGAAAAGCATACTGAGGAGCAAGTTTGAGAATAGGAAACCTAGTTTTCAACACATGGAAAGACCTCTGGATGACATTACTAAGAGACGAGTGTCTGTGGTTAAATAGCTCCCTTGCATTTCTAGGTAACTGATTAGCACCTCTATACTCATGGACATGATACTTGACCCCTTGGAATGGCGCAATAAATCCTTTCATATTTGCATATCCAGTGTCAACAAGGAAATATTTCCCTGCAGCATAAAACCATGACATTACCTCTGTCACAAGTGACATTTATGATTAAATAATATATCTAGTTATCTACACAGATTATCTGAGCCAACCTTCAGGAATATGTGGGAAATTCTGATGTGGATCGTCAAGGACTGCTCTCAATACACGTGAACCTGCAGCAGAGCCTTCCCAACCAGGATAAACGAATATAAACTGAAGATCAAACGTGCAAGCTGCCAACACATTTTGTGAAAGAACACCTTTCTTATTACGAAAGCGGGATTGATCTTTGGCTGGCACCTGGGCAGGAATGTGCATTCCACCAATGACTCCAATACAATCCTAATTAGGTAGCAAGTAAAAGTgaatggagaaaaaaaaaatgaattgatAGAATTATGCAACAAAATACAAACCTGGAAATAAGGATAAAATCTGTTATTTCCAAGGATTTCTGGAGGAGTGCTGGGGCTTGGAGTTTGTAAAAATTCACGCGAAAGCGACTTGACAGCCTTCAACACATTGTTGAAATGACGGCTGATGGTTTCACCTGAGTGATGAAACCGCTCTTGGATTACTCTGTTCCGCTCATTATGGCCAATAATATTCAAAAATATTCCAAGCTGCTCCTCTATCATAACACCAGCAGTATCACGCAACATGCCTCTTTGCCGAAGAATGTCACACAGTTTGTGAAATACATTTTTATCCATCCGAAACATTTCCTGGAACCCAACATCATGACCATTTAGCACCTCTGTCATAAATCCACATCCTTTACTTGGTGACAAACTATGACAAGGTTGCTTGGTAATACTGCTATAATAATGGTAGCCAGCCGCTGCTGCAGTTAATTCCATCTCATCCAGTTCTAAGTCGAAATCATCCATTTCAGCTGATGTATCTGTAAAATAACAATTAAGATACTAAAAGGACAATCACTTGAGTAATGTATATGGGCTTCAAACACAACCAAAAGTAAACCAACAAAAGGAACCTAGATCTGCTAAATATCATCCAACTctgaaattaaaaaatgaaatgaCTCCAAATCCAAATGTCATACTAGTTACAATATTCAAGGTTTCAGAGCAAACTTTATACAATCCATTAGAACTTTTGCCACCTTAACAACacatagaaagaagaagaaaaaagtccGCTCACACCATTCAATTAGAGGAAGCACTAAACTTGCGCTGCAACCACAGTAATCGCTTCTCACTTTTAAGAGAGATGAATGTTTCTCTCGCATTAGCATTCTCAAATAGATCCAATGCAAGAAAGTACACCTGCTGATCGATGCCTAGCATCTCATCTAATACCTTTATGCATTTGCTTATAGAAAACCGGTCCTCGTTCTTCATGATTGCAGTCGCCCTCATTTTTGAAGCGGCAGCTATTTCTAGCATAGCATCCACTATAGCATCACCTGTAGCCTTGCGACTTCTCTTCCTACGCCCTGAATTTGATGGTATCCCAGACTGATGCTTGTTTCCATCTAGCAAGTGTGCATCATCACCAGAGCCCGAAGAAGCATCCTCGTCCATGAAATTCATTTATGCACTACCAAGAAGACATGCTTCAACACTCAATAAGTACAACTCAGAAGTTCCAACTCAAACTTTATCATCTCCAAAATGACAATTTGACCCATACTCATTCCAATTCTCTACTAAAGGAATCCTCATCCAAAAACAAAGCATTGGAATTAACAGATATAGGAATAGGAATGAGGAAACTAAAGATTGGggaaaaaataaacagaaatgcccagaaaatcaaaaacaatGAACAACTAGCACTCAGAACAAAAGAAAGGCATATTGGAAACAGAACAGGATGAGAAAAAAATTAGTGCTTACCCAGTAGAAAGTGTGATTGTCGTCAAACTTTGGACCGAACGAAGCGGCGTCAGCAGTCGGCTGGCAAGAAAGACTCAGAAGTGGATTGGAGTCGAGTAAGAAGAACTTGAATTTTGCATGGAAAGAACACGCTGAGGCTGGGCTGGATATGAGGAAAAGAAAAGCTTTATGAGAAACGCTTCTTCACTCCAGAAACCATACCCAGCAACTTCATCAATCCGTTTATAAAACAATAATACTCATGGCAGATGAAAAACGATAGTGTATTTAGTAATTAACTGAAATAATTTAAGTGTGCTGCAACGGACTGGTAATT
Protein-coding regions in this window:
- the LOC133717120 gene encoding uncharacterized protein LOC133717120 isoform X4 — encoded protein: MHKDTSAEMDDFDLELDEMELTAAAAGYHYYSSITKQPCHSLSPSKGCGFMTEVLNGHDVGFQEMFRMDKNVFHKLCDILRQRGMLRDTAGVMIEEQLGIFLNIIGHNERNRVIQERFHHSGETISRHFNNVLKAVKSLSREFLQTPSPSTPPEILGNNRFYPYFQDCIGVIGGMHIPAQVPAKDQSRFRNKKGVLSQNVLAACTFDLQFIFVYPGWEGSAAGSRVLRAVLDDPHQNFPHIPEGKYFLVDTGYANMKGFIAPFQGVKYHVHEYRGANQLPRNARELFNHRHSSLSNVIQRSFHVLKTSVEGTTVDDLPDVDEHPDIGLVSSVQEQVAFSMRESISAEMWDHFINGWDQW
- the LOC133717120 gene encoding uncharacterized protein LOC133717120 isoform X1; the protein is MHKDTSAEMDDFDLELDEMELTAAAAGYHYYSSITKQPCHSLSPSKGCGFMTEVLNGHDVGFQEMFRMDKNVFHKLCDILRQRGMLRDTAGVMIEEQLGIFLNIIGHNERNRVIQERFHHSGETISRHFNNVLKAVKSLSREFLQTPSPSTPPEILGNNRFYPYFQDCIGVIGGMHIPAQVPAKDQSRFRNKKGVLSQNVLAACTFDLQFIFVYPGWEGSAAGSRVLRAVLDDPHQNFPHIPEGKYFLVDTGYANMKGFIAPFQGVKYHVHEYRGANQLPRNARELFNHRHSSLSNVIQRSFHVLKTRFPILKLAPQYAFHTQRDIVIAACVLHNYIRRELKNDWLFSSVEGTTVDDLPDVDEHPDIGLVSSVQEQVAFSMRESISAEMWDHFINGWDQW
- the LOC133717120 gene encoding uncharacterized protein LOC133717120 isoform X3; this translates as MHKDTSAEMDDFDLELDEMELTAAAAGYHYYSSITKQPCHSLSPSKGCGFMTEVLNGHDVGFQEMFRMDKNVFHKLCDILRQRGMLRDTAGVMIEEQLGIFLNIIGHNERNRVIQERFHHSGETISRHFNNVLKAVKSLSREFLQTPSPSTPPEILGNNRFYPYFQVPAKDQSRFRNKKGVLSQNVLAACTFDLQFIFVYPGWEGSAAGSRVLRAVLDDPHQNFPHIPEGKYFLVDTGYANMKGFIAPFQGVKYHVHEYRGANQLPRNARELFNHRHSSLSNVIQRSFHVLKTRFPILKLAPQYAFHTQRDIVIAACVLHNYIRRELKNDWLFSSVEGTTVDDLPDVDEHPDIGLVSSVQEQVAFSMRESISAEMWDHFINGWDQW
- the LOC133717120 gene encoding uncharacterized protein LOC133717120 isoform X2 — its product is MDDFDLELDEMELTAAAAGYHYYSSITKQPCHSLSPSKGCGFMTEVLNGHDVGFQEMFRMDKNVFHKLCDILRQRGMLRDTAGVMIEEQLGIFLNIIGHNERNRVIQERFHHSGETISRHFNNVLKAVKSLSREFLQTPSPSTPPEILGNNRFYPYFQDCIGVIGGMHIPAQVPAKDQSRFRNKKGVLSQNVLAACTFDLQFIFVYPGWEGSAAGSRVLRAVLDDPHQNFPHIPEGKYFLVDTGYANMKGFIAPFQGVKYHVHEYRGANQLPRNARELFNHRHSSLSNVIQRSFHVLKTRFPILKLAPQYAFHTQRDIVIAACVLHNYIRRELKNDWLFSSVEGTTVDDLPDVDEHPDIGLVSSVQEQVAFSMRESISAEMWDHFINGWDQW